CTAAAGCAACAATTACACCTATAATAATTGAAAGGCTCTGTTTATTTTCTTCTATATACTGTTCGGTTTTACTATAAGCCTCCTGAACATCAATGATAGGCTCATCTTTAGTTTCTTCTGCCATTTTTTAATTGATTGAGGTGCAAAAATAAGCTTTTTTTATCATTATCGTAATGTTTTGAACATTAGCGGTAAAACCGGTAAAATTCTCTAATTTTATTGGCCCAATGTATCTCAAAAACATATCACTCATAAACTTTAAAAATTATGCCGCTGCAGAACTTGATTTTTGCACTGGTATTAACTGTTTTACAGGGGTAAATGGTGAAGGGAAAACGAATTTACTTGACGCCATACATTATCTGTCTTTTTGTAAGAGTTTTTTTAATCCGATCGATAGTCAGAATATATTGCACGAAGCCCCTTTCTTTATGATACAGGGCACTTTTGAAGTGGAGGGCGCTAATGAAGAAATATATTGCGGACAAAAACGCAGCCAGAAAAAACAATTTAAACGTAACAAGAGTGAGTATAGCAGGTTGGCCGATCATATTGGTTTATTCCCTCTTGTTATGATTTCACCTGCAGATGCCGATCTGATCAATGAGGGAAGTGAAAGCCGGAGGAAATTCCTGGATAGTGTTATTGCGCAATTCGACCGGGTTTATCTTGAGGATCTTATAAGTTATAACAAAATAATATCACAGCGGAACGCTCTTTTGAAACGTTTTGCCGAAACAGGACGCTTTATAAAGGATTCGCTCGAAGTATGGGATCTTCAAATGGTGGAATTTGCTAAACGTATCAACAAAAAAAGAAAAAGCTTAGTAGATGAGTTGATACCCATATTCCAGCGATATTATGAATTGTTATCGGGAGGCAGAGAACAGGTACAGATCATTTATCATTCAGACCTTAATTATGAAGATTTTGATGTTGTACTAAAAGCCGCCTTGGTAAAGGACAAGGCATTTCAGTACTCTACTGTTGGAGTGCATAAAGATGACCTCGAATTAAAGCTGAACGGGTATCCTGTCAAAAAATACGGTTCACAGGGACAGCAGAAATCGTATTTAATAGCAATGAAACTTGCCCAGTATGACTACATTAAGAAAATTAAAAATGTGGATCCATTATTATTGCTTGACGATATTCATGATAAGTTGGATGAAGCAAGAGTAAAGCAGTTGATGGAATTGGTTAGTAGTGAACATTTCGGACAAATATTTATTACCGATACGCATTCAGATCGCATTTCCGGTATTTTGTCAACTAACAGAAACATCCCTTTCAGGCAGTTTAACATAAAAGACAGTGTTGTAGAGAGCAGGCCGGAGATCATTGGCATATTAACCAATGACCAGTAACAAGCGTCAAATGACTAAATATACCAATGAACAATAATCAACGTACCATAAAGCAGGCCATTGACGAATTGCTGAAGACTTACAGGCTTGACGGGAAAATGGCCGAGTTAAAGCTCATCGATTCGTGGGAGAAAATAATGGGAGGGATGATCTCCAGGCACACAACGGACATTTTTATCCGGAATAAATATTTGTTTGTTAAACTCGATTCGGCTGCACTAAGGCAGGAGCTGTCGTACGGGAAAGAAAAAATTGTTAAAATGCTGAATGATGCTGCCGGTGGTCATGTTATTGAACAGATCGTTTTTCAATAAAGGATGAATATGAAGATCATTGAATGTCCGCGCGACGCTATGCAGGGAATAGAGCAATTTATCCCAACGCAAAAAAAAGCCGATTATATCAATTCGCTTTTAAAAGTTGGTTTTGACACGATCGATTTTGGCAGTTTTGTTTCGCCGAAAGCGATCCCGCAATTGAGGGATACCGCGGAAGTGCTGGGTAAACTTGACTTGAATAATACAAGATCAAAACTATTAGCCATCATCGCGAATGTTCGTGGGGCACAGGATGCAGTTGCATTCAATGAAATACACTATCTCGGTTTCCCGTTCTCGGTTTCCGAAACTTTTCAGCAGCGTAACACCAATTCCTCTATTGAAGAATCGTTGAAAAGGGTGGAGGAGATACAAACCTTGTGTGTAAACAATAAAAAAGAGCTTGTAGTTTATATTTCTATGGCTTTTGGCAATCCTTACGGTGATTTATGGAGCAGTGATATTGTAATAAAATGGACAAGAAAATTGACCTCAATGGGAATTAAGATAATTGCATTGTCGGATACTATTGGTGTTTCAACTCCTTCTACTATTTCTTATTTGTTTTCAAACATAATACCTGAATTTACCGGCGTTGAGATCGGCGCGCATCTGCATACCCGTCCCGATGCCTGGGAAGAAAAAGTTAAGGCCGCTTACAATAATGGTTGCCGCAGATTTGACTCTGCTTTGAAAGGTTTGGGGGGGTGCCCGATGGCCGAAGATGAATTAGTGGGAAATATGCCTACGGAGAACCTGGTACGTTATTTTAATGATCATAAAGTAAATTTGAATCTTAATACTTCAGCGTTTAATGAAGCTATGATTATTGCCGGGCGTACTTTTCCATGCTAATAAAACGTTTGCTTATCAACGCCGTTACCTGTTTATTGTGTTATGGTTTCATACCCGGATATCCCACCTGTTCTTATTATGAAAATACAGAACACAAGGAGTGCAGAAAATATAAAGATTACACGAACATAATAAGCTATCCTGTCATTTAGCCAGGCTATTCCAAACGCCGATAAAAGCAGCACAATAATACACTGTATGGCTGCAATTGTCATAATACGGTTAAGCTTATTTATTTTATACTTAATGTCATTCTCGTATTTCGTTTTAATGGAAAAAGTCGTTTCATATCTGGCGGCAGGTCTTTTGTAGGCTCCGGGCTTGGAAGTTGATGGGATGGCGCTTGTAAAATCAAAGGTTTGGAAATAAATGAGCAGCATGATCCAATAACTTGCGAATATTGGAATAAAAATTTTAGTGGAAAAGTAAGCGTATTTTTTTCGCCGGTGGCTCCTGTAAACAGGAATAATGTTAATAACCAGCAAAATAAAAAACGCCAGTAAATTGAATTTTGTGAAAATCATTTGATGTCAACCAAGATCACAAAGATATGACTTATACTATCCGCTGGATAAAATAGTTTGCTGTATAATACCGATCGAAAGAGAAAATTATTCAAACTTAAACTAAAATATACTGAGCATCGGCATTTACTGTTTAATAAAAAGCTCCCCGCAAAATATAGGGAGCTTTAAATTACTTTGCCTGCTGATCAGGCTTTTGTCCTTTTCTTTTGTTCGTTTTTCAGAGGATTTCTGAAAACGACCTGGTTGTCGAACACGTCAAGCAAGATCTCCGAATCTTTTTGCACACTTCCGCTAAGTATTTGTTTGGATAATTCATTGAGTATATATTTTTGAATTACACGTTTCACCGGTCGTGCACCAAACTGCGGGTCGTAGCCTGTATTGGCGATCCATTCAAATGCATATTCTGTGGCATTGATCTTGATATTACTTTCGGCCAGCATTTTTTGGACTCCCAGGAATTGCAGCTGAACGATATTACGAACATCAGATTGGGTTAACGGGGCAAACATTATTATTTCATCAATGCGGTTCAGGAATTCCGGGCGGATTGTATTTTTTAACAATTCGAACACTTCAGTTTTGTTTTTTTCCATTATATCCTCCCTGTTCTTCTCGTTCATTTTTTCCGAATTGGTCTGGATAATATGTGAACCAAGGTTAGATGTCATTATGATGATTGTATTCTTAAAGTTGACTACGCGTCCTTTATTGTCGGTAAGGCGGCCATCATCCAGCACCTGCAGCAACACATTAAACACATCAGGGTGCGCTTTTTCAATTTCATCAAGTAGTATAACTGAATAAGGTTTTCTTCGAACAGCCTCTGTCAATTGACCTCCTTCATCATATCCGACATATCCGGGAGGAGCCCCTACTAACCGGCTCACCGCGTGGCGCTCCTGGTATTCGCTCATATCAATTCGTGTCATTGAGCTTTCATTGTTAAAAAGGAATTCCGCTAGAGCTTTTGCCAGCTCGGTTTTGCCAACTCCTGTAGTGCCTAGGAATATAAAAGAACCAATCGGACGTTTAACGTCATGCAACCCGGCCCGGCTTCTGCGTATAGCATCGGCAATGGCTCCAATGGCTTCATCTTGTCCGACTACACGTTTATGGAGATCATCTTCCAGGTGTAATAATTTCTCACGTTCACTTTGAAGCATACGGCTAACGGGGATCCCGGTCCACCGGGAAACAACTCCCGCTATATCTTCACTGTCCACTTCTTCCTTAACAAGCTGAGATCCTTTTAATTTCATTTTATCCAACTTAGACTGGAATTCTTCAACATTTTTCTCCGCATCTTTAATCTTCCCATAACGGATTTCCGCTACCTTTCCATAATCACCAGAACGCTCAGCCTGTTCGGCTTCAAACTTTAATTGTTCAATCTGCGCTTTTATTTTTTGTATGCCGTCAATCACATCTTTTTCACTTTGCCATTGAGCCCGCAGATCAGCGCGTTTGTCGCTCAGTTCAGCAATTTCCTTGTTTAGTCCTTCAAGTTTACTCTTGTCATTTTCCCTTTTTATAGCCTCGCGTTCAATTTCGAGCTGGCGTATCTTGCGTTCTGCTTCGTCAAGTTCTGCAGGCATTGAATTGATTTCCATACGCAGCTTGGAAGCGGCTTCGTCAATCAGGTCAATCGCTTTATCGGGTAAAAACCGGTCATTTATATATCGCTGCGAAAGCTCAACCGCCGAAATGATCGCTTCATCCTTGATACGTACTTTATGATGCGCTTCATATTTTTCTTTGATACCGCGAAGTATAGATACAGCATCTTCCAGGGAAGGTTCATCAACCATCACTTTCTGAAAGCGTCTTTCCAGAGCTTTATCCTTTTCGAAATATTTTTGAAACTCATTGAGAGTAGTTGCTCCGATCGCTCTTAACTCACCTCTGGCAAGTGCAGGTTTTAAAATATTAGCGGCGTCCATTGCTCCTTCGCCACCGCCTGCGCCGATAAGCGTATGAATCTCATCAATAAAAAGTACGATATCCCCATCACTGCTGATCACTTCTTTTACCACAGCTTTCAGGCGTTCTTCAAACTCTCCTTTATACTTTGCTCCGGCAATAAGAGCTCCCATATCAAGAGAATAGATTTGTTTGGTTTTCAGATTTTCGGGCACATCACCGTTTATTATCCGATGTGCCAGGCCTTCGGCGATGGCTGTTTTGCCCACACCGGGTTCACCCACCAGTATGGGGTTGTTTTTTGTTCTCCGGGAAAGTATCTGGAGCACCCTTCGTATTTCTTCATCCCGGCCGATCACCGGATCAAGTTTTCCGTTGCGGGCACGCTCATTCAGATTGATGGCGTACTTATTCAACGCGTTATAACTTTCTTCCGCGCTGCTGCTTGTTACTTTCGAACCTTTACGCAGATCAACAATCGCTGCCTTCAGTTCCTTTTCACTAACACCACTGTCCTTCAAGAGTTGAGAAACAGTATCTTTTGCGGATAATATTCCAAGTAACAAATGTTCAATTGAAACATACTCATCATTAAATTCTTTTAATAATGAACCTGCTTTTGTTAATGCAGTATTGGCCGAGTTTGATAAATAAACATTACCACCGGATACTTTGGGATAGGATTCAACAATTTTATCCAATGCCTTTAGTAAGACACCGGTATTAATATTTAATTTTTTAAGTAAGAATAGAGTTACATTCTCGTCTACATTGAAAATAGCTTTTAAAATATGACCATTCTCAATTGCCTGATTGTTATTTATAGTAGCCAGCTTTTGTGCTTCCTGCACCGCTTCCTGCGATTTTATCGTAAAATTATTCAGGTTCATAATAGTTCTGTTTTTGCAGTAAAGGTGCAAAGTTCATTCCATAGGCAGAAACTGATATATATCAGGATTTATTGGCTCAAGGCACCTTAAATAATGACTAATTGACACTGTGTAGTGACGTATTTTCCGAAATTTGCTTAAATTCGTCATTGTATGAAATCCTTCTCTTTCTCTTTATTATTGGAGTGTTTGAAGTTATTTCACATGGTGCTTTGCAGTTTGATTTTAAGAATATGATGTGAGTATGCGGCGGCCTACAATCCATTTATATTATCCGTGGTAATAGTTTAATTACAAATAAGGCCGATAAGTTTCCCATTGGAAAACAATCCGACGAACATGAACTTTTGGTGGACCGAAAGTGAAGAAATTTAAATATAAAATATTTCAAGATATACTTTTAACAATAAGCTGGAAAGGGGATTTTGAACAGATTGGATATCCTGATAATAGGCGTAAGGGTCTAATACTCCGATATATTTGAAGTTATTACAGATTAAAATTCAGCTCCCATATCAAAATATTTTCGTAACTTTTCCGACTATTCCGGTTTATGAAAGTGCTTCGCACCAAATTACTTCTATCTCTTTTTCTTTCTACGATAGTTTCTATTGGTTTTTCGCAACTATATAATTTCCATACATATACAGTTGAAGACGGACTTTCACAATCACAGGTAAGAGCATTGTTTCAGTCTAAGTCAGGCAATTTATGGATCGGGACTTCCAGCGGCGGTATCACCAAATATAACGGTAAAAAGTATTTTAATTATACCAGCGTTAATGGATTGGCTGACAATGAGGTTACATCCATTGTAGGTGACAAATGGGGTAATGTATGGATAGGTACTGTGCAGGGCATGTCGAGATATAACGGCCAGGAGTTTAAGAATTTTTCGACTAAAAACGGCATGGTAAATAACCAGGTAAATGTGTTATGTACTGATACATTTGGTAATATCTGGGCCGGAACCGATGACGGACTTTGTATTTTAATTCCGACAGATAGCACTCACAGTTTTTATAAATTCTCAAATTATTTTTTGAAAGACGGGCTTCCTGATAGCAAGATCACGGCGCTTTTTGCTGATAGAAAAGGGAAAATGTGGATTGGTACAGAAAAAGGCCTGGCAAAAGCAGACAAGGCTCCAAACAGCCGGAATTACACTTTTACTACAATTACCGAAAAGGATGGGATTGCAAGTAATATAATAAACGATATTGCTCAGGACCAAAACGGATATATGTGGTTCGCTACTTCCAAAGGTGTCAGCAAACTTATTTCAAAGGCTAACGAAAAATATAAATTATTGAATTATTCACCGCAAAATGGACTATTGACTAATAAAATAAATTCAATTACTGCAGATACCAAGGGCAGTATATGGCTTTGCAGCGACGTTGGAGTAACAAGGATACTGTTTGAAAATAACACAAGTGATCTGCAGGTCATTAATTATACAGAAAAATCAGGATTAGTGGAAGGTGCCATTAACACCTCACTCGAAGACCGGGAGGGCAATATTTGGTTTGGTGCCGAAAATGGATTAACGCGTTACAGTGGAAGCCGGTTCGTTACCTATACAAAAGAACATGGATTGGTGAATAATGTCGTCTGGTCGATCGTTGGTGATAAAGATGGGAATTTATTGGTCGGGACGGAGGAAGGGCTTTCTCAACTTGAATTAACCGGAGATACCGGACATTTTATAAATTTTACCCGTAACTATAATCTTAATAAAGAAGCAACAACAGCCTTATTCCAGGATAGAGAAAATAATTTATGGATCGGAACAGAACATGTTATAAAGATGACTCCTCAAAAAACCGGAGGATACACTTTAACTGAATTCAGAAACAAAGAATTTTTTGAAGGGCCGGTGTATAGTATTCTTGAAGATAGTAAGGGGAATATCTGGTTTGCGACCTCTAACGGCCTGGTTAGCTACGATGGTGCAGATTTTAAGAAGTATACGCGTGGCGAAGGATTGCCGGATAATCGTGTTTTGAGTTTAATGGAGGACAGGAAAGGTACTCTGTGGGTTGGTACCGAAAAAGGCTTATGCAGTTTTGATGGAAAGGGTTTCACCAAATTTGGTTCCTTCACCGGGTTGAAACTTCAGGTCGCTTCAATGGTTGAAGATGAATCAGGAAACCTGTGGCTGGGATCCTTTTCCGGTGGGGGCCTTACCAGATTTGACGGACAGAACTATACAAATATAAGTGAAGCGGATGGTCTTATATCAAATACAGTCTACCTGCTTATTGTTGACAATTCCGGCGCACTGTGGGTTGGAACAAATAAGGGACTTGATCTTTTTGATATTAATTATTACAATAAATCAGATTCGATAAGGGTCCGGCATTTCAGTAAGAATGAGGGATTCACAGGGATTGAATGTAACAGGAATTCAGTCTACAAAGATTATAGTGGTAAGATATGGTTTGGTACCGTTAAAGGTGTTGTAATGTATAATCCAAAAGAAGATGCACACAACACAATACCTCCCATAACTCAGATCACCGGAGTAAAGCTTTTTAACAAAGAAGATGTTGATTGGTCAAAATACTCCGACAGTATAAATCCGGAAAATAATCTTCCGGAAAAACTCATTGTTCCATATGATCAAAATTTTTTCACATTTAATTTTCTGGGGGTAAGTCTTACAAATCCTGAAAATGTGAGGTACAGGTATAAGCTGGAAGGGTTTAGTGATGAATGGTCTGAACCTACTGCGGAAACTACAGTTCCATTCCCGAATTTACCACATGGACATTACAGTTTTTATGTTATGGCATGCAATAATGAAGGCGTTTGGAACAAAGAACCCGTAAAATTCAGTTTTATTGTTACACCTCCTTTTTGGAAGACAACCTGGTTTTATATTTCGTGTGTATTTATCAGCGCGCTCGGAATATGGGCATTTATCAGCTGGAGAACGAACCAACTTCAGAAGGCCAAGAAAATACTTGAGAATAAAATTATTGAACGCACCCGTGAATTACACGAAAAAAATATTGAACTCGAAAAACTTTCCATTGTAGCCCGCGAAACGGTTAACGCAATTGCCATCGCAACGCCTTCCGGTGAAATAGAATGGGTAAATGAAAGCTTTACACGTATGACGGGGTATACATTGCGCGACCTGAAAGATGACAAAGGCAGTTCGGTATACCAGGCAAGTCATAATCCCATACTTAAAAAGATCATACTCGATTGTGTATCATCTAAACAGTCAAAGATGTATGAGCTGCTCAATCAGACAAAAGAAGGGAAAGAGATATGGATACACACAACACTCACTCCGATATTTGATGAGAACGGACGTGTGAAAAAGCTGGTGTTCATAGATACTGATATTACAGAAAGCAAGCAGGCAGAAGAAATCATCCGTCAGAAGAACAAAGACATGATGGACAGCATAAACTACGCGAAGCTGATACAGGATGCTATTCTCCCCACAAAAGAAGAGATATTACGTGTTTTTCCTGAGTCATTTATCTTCTTCCGGCCAAGGGAAGTTGTCAGTGGTGATTTTTATTGGTTCAATATTGTGGGCGAAACCGTTTATATTGCTGCTGCAGACAGTACGGGACATGGTGTTCCGGGTGCATTCATGAGCCTGATCGGATCCACTTTGTTGAATGAGATCGTCAATCAAAAAGGCATTTTACAGACTGATAAGATATTGAATGCGCTCCACGATGAGATCCGCCTTGTTCTGAAGCAGGGAAAGGAAGGGGTTGAAACGCGCGATGGAATGGACATCGCCTTGTGTGCTATAAATATAAAAACAAACACCGTACATTTTTCAGGTGCTATGAGGCCGATGTATATAATCAATAAAAAAGAAGTTGATGATGGCATTATCGGTGATCATAAAATTCTTGAGATCGCTCCGGACAAACGATCTATTGGTGGGGATCAGCAGGGAAGGATAAGTGAATTTACCAGCCGCGAAATAAAATTAAAAAAAGGCGATGCCATTTACCTGTTCACTGACGGTTATGCCGATCAGTTTGGCGGCCCTAAAGGCAAAAAGATAACTAATGCACGTTTTAAAGAGGCGTTATTATCCTTGCAGGTATTGTCCATGAAAATGCAGGGTAAACTTCTTGAACAGGATCTGCAGAAATGGATGAGAGAACTCGAACAGGTTGATGATATACTTGTAATGGGTATTAAATTCTGACGTTCTTCTGTCAGGAGCATTCCATTAATTAAACAAACGATTTGATAATACGAAGCTGATGAGTGTATCCGTTTTTCTCTTCATTGAAAATCCCATAATGATCAAATTTATCCACCCGTACTTTTCCTGAAGCGTGAATTATTTGACTATTACCAAGCAATATTCCAACATGAATGATCTTACCGGCATCATTGTCAAAAAAAGCCAGATCACCGGGCCTGGCTTCATCAATAAAATCTATTGATTGTCCTCCTTCCACCTGCTGTGACGCGTCTCGTAGAATATTTATTCCGCTTAGTTTTAACACCATTTGAGTAAACCCTGAACAATCAATGCCAAAAGGGGAGCGCCCGCCCCAAAGATAAGGCGCGTTAAGATACAGGTACGCATTCTGGATTATTGTGGCACGTGTTTTTTTTGCAAGTCCGGCTTTTACTGTTTGGCCATCATATTCATAAAGTATATCCTCAATTTTTAATTCTGTGCCTTTTAATGAAGGCAGCTGACTTCCCAACACTATAGGAAGCGCATTGCCCGTTGAAGAAACCATTAAAGGGCGGACAAGATCAGACGCAAGTTGTATGGGTTCTTTTAGAATAGTGTTGTATGTCTTTTGAGTTATGGATTGATATTGTTTTTTGTCGATCCATGAAATGTAACTATCAAAACTGTTATTTATTTTGACCCATTTTTTTTGTTCTTCAATAATTTCAAAGGTTTCACCAAACAAAAGCTGTGTAACCATCTCGCTGCGGTCGGATGGCGATTTGCGGCAGGGTACTATGCTTAAATTACATATTCCGTACATTATCTGTAATGTTGAGTTAAAGATAGTGATTTGATTTTTTTCAAAAATAAAATCACTACATTTCTTTCATCAAACGGCTGTTGCCCAAAAAGCAATACCATTTTAAAATACTGTATGAAGAAGGAAGTCAGGAAAACCGCAATGTTCTGGAGTGGGGGAAAGGATTCGGCCTTTTGCCTGTATAAGTTACTGTCAGATGATTCCATAGAAGTTTGTTCTTTAATAACAACCATCAATGCCGATTTCAAAAGAATATCAATGCATGGTATCAGGGAAGCAATGCTTGATCGGCAAGTTGAATTACTCGACTTACCTCACGTACATCTGATGAAAATGTATGTAATTTCCAATACAAACATGGAGTATGAGGAACAACTTAAAAGAATATTGATTACGCTGAAAAAGGAACAAAATATCACACATGTTGTTTTTGGAGATATTTTTTTGGAAGACCTGAGGCTATACCGGGAAAAGCAGCTTGCACCAATAGGTTTAAAAGCATTATTTCCCTTGTGGGGAATCAATAGCCTTCTCCTTGCCAGAGATTTTATTAGGCAAGGATTTAGATCGGTCACATGCTGTGTTAACGATGGGTTACTTGACGAAAGTTATTGCGGGGTTGAATTTGACGAAGTGTTTTTAAGTCGCTTACCTGTAAGTACAGATCCTTGCGGTGAAAATGGTGAGTTTCATACATTTTGCTATGATGGCCCCCTTTTCAAATATCCTGTGAAGTTTAAACTTGGCGAGAGAATATATAAGCCATTGGAAATTAATTTCGATCAGCATCCGGAGAATAAAATCCAAACAAAGGGTTTTTGGTATATTAATATAATGCCAGTATAAAAGAATATTGTGCAGTTGATTAATAGCATATTTCTATAGCTAATAAAGTGTAGTTTTCCTACCTTTAAAAGCAATGAATACGGTCGCAAGGGTTTATAAAAGTAGAGGAGTCATGGTCTTTGCGGTTTTTTGCATTGTTTTGCTGTTTGCTCAGTGTAAAAAAAGTGAGGATGACCCTTTTGCAAATGTAGATTGCTCAAAAATAAGTTCAGCTTACTCTATGAACATACGTCCCGTATTAATCTCTGCGGCATGCAGCATGCAAGGTTGTCACAATGCAAACTCTCAGTATGGTGACCTAACAAATTATGCCGGCGTTAAAGCCAAGGTCAATAATGGTTCAATGTATTTACGTGTTGTTAAGCAGGGTAATATGCCTCCCTCCGGCGCCCTGTCAATTGACGACAGAAAAAAGATCAAATGTTGGATAGATTCCGGTGCTCCCAATAATTAACTCATTTCCATTATTTCCCAAAGTGGGTAACTGAATCTGCCAATACAGCATATGTACTCGTTCCTCTTAATTGCTTGTTAATAAGTTGTTTGAATCTTCTTCTTCTGTTTTACTATTTTTGTCTTGTTAGGGTGAAAACGTTTTTTTGGAGATTGTTGACTATTGGTAAGAAAAGTACATCGATGTATTTGCCAGGCAGAAGCAGCGACAAATATCCATAATATATAAATGAGTTTTAAGCAGCTTCTTTTTTTTATTCTTGTTGCAACTTCATTATTGGGTTTCGCCAATAGTGAGATTCCTTCGACTCCAAAAATAGTTTTTGAAGAGAACAAAAATCAATGGCCTGAACAGGTCGTTTTTCAGGCGGATGTCCCTTCCGGAAAAATTTTTCTCGAAAAAAATACGTTTACCTATCTGCTTACAGAAAATGTGGACTTCCATGATTTCAAGCGGAATATGGAAGATACTGTTACAGTTCACTACCATTCATACAAAGTAAATTTCAGGAACAGTGATCCGAATGTATCTGTCAAAGGAAGCGATCTGTTCTCTTTTCACAGAAATTA
This genomic stretch from Bacteroidota bacterium harbors:
- a CDS encoding C40 family peptidase; this translates as MYGICNLSIVPCRKSPSDRSEMVTQLLFGETFEIIEEQKKWVKINNSFDSYISWIDKKQYQSITQKTYNTILKEPIQLASDLVRPLMVSSTGNALPIVLGSQLPSLKGTELKIEDILYEYDGQTVKAGLAKKTRATIIQNAYLYLNAPYLWGGRSPFGIDCSGFTQMVLKLSGINILRDASQQVEGGQSIDFIDEARPGDLAFFDNDAGKIIHVGILLGNSQIIHASGKVRVDKFDHYGIFNEEKNGYTHQLRIIKSFV
- a CDS encoding adenine nucleotide alpha hydrolase, with translation MKKEVRKTAMFWSGGKDSAFCLYKLLSDDSIEVCSLITTINADFKRISMHGIREAMLDRQVELLDLPHVHLMKMYVISNTNMEYEEQLKRILITLKKEQNITHVVFGDIFLEDLRLYREKQLAPIGLKALFPLWGINSLLLARDFIRQGFRSVTCCVNDGLLDESYCGVEFDEVFLSRLPVSTDPCGENGEFHTFCYDGPLFKYPVKFKLGERIYKPLEINFDQHPENKIQTKGFWYINIMPV